The following are encoded together in the Bacillus cereus group sp. RP43 genome:
- the dinG gene encoding ATP-dependent DNA helicase DinG — MSKRYVVVDLETTGNSWKDGKDKITQIAAVVVEDGEILEIFSSFINPKREIPLFITELTGIDEDLVKQAPLFRDVAPMIVELLQGAAFVAHNVHFDWNFLNEELRQAGYTEVHCPKIDTVELAQILLPTADSYKLRDLAKQHELEHDQPHRADSDALATAELFLQFLSEIEKLPLVTLQALYELSDVFQSDIADVLSENILKKMMHGKEEAEEYEVYRNIALRKRNYSLSLSETCSSKFDAFLHKTMDKLELNMPKFEKRESQQIMMKEIYTALRDSRFSLIEAGTGTGKTLAYLLPSIYFAKKKEEPVIISTQTVQLQQQILEKEIPLLKKIMPFSFEVALLKGRKHYLCLHKFEYALQEEEKNYDMALTKAKILVWLLQTETGDRDELNIPEGGKLLWNRICSDVHSPGGMQSNWYSRCFYQRAKNKALFADIVITNHALLFQDFSSEEPLFASCEHIIFDEAHHIEEAASRTLGEQFSCMYFQLALSRLGTLETDDVLSKVYKMMKKSEQASRSTFRMVSHSLKELKFDADELFQMLRAFIFKQTKQEQGISNMPLIYRYNTEVEKGKLWDSITELTNRFVYDVRKLLTTLEKQVDILQSKLEWEMHVVTGEFMHLIELLRKMEQSLQLLILEKNSYVTWMETETKGTIHSTVLYAQPVHIGERLADEFLTQKKSVIFTSATLTVNDSFDYIKEELGLHDFAPNTLQVPSPFRFEEQMKLMVSTDVPFIKQASNEEYIESVSAHIAKIAKATKGRMLVLFTSYEMLKEAYTNLKNDEELEGYLLLTQSVNNKSRSRLIRKFQEFDKSILLGTSSFWEGIDIPGDALSCLVIVRLPFTPPHQPMMEAKGEWLKNQGEDVFAKLALPQAILRFKQGFGRLIRTSTDTGTVFVLDRRLISASYGKRFLQSIPTVPLYEGPLEELLEQLKAWPNK, encoded by the coding sequence ATGAGTAAGCGTTATGTCGTTGTTGATTTAGAGACGACAGGGAACTCCTGGAAGGATGGGAAGGATAAAATTACCCAAATTGCAGCTGTTGTAGTGGAAGATGGAGAGATATTAGAGATTTTTTCATCTTTTATTAATCCGAAGAGAGAGATTCCCCTATTTATTACAGAATTAACTGGGATTGATGAAGATCTTGTAAAACAAGCCCCGTTATTTCGAGATGTAGCCCCGATGATTGTTGAGCTATTACAAGGTGCGGCTTTTGTTGCACATAACGTTCACTTTGATTGGAATTTTTTAAATGAAGAATTAAGACAGGCTGGATATACAGAAGTACATTGCCCTAAAATCGATACAGTTGAATTGGCGCAAATTCTTTTGCCGACAGCTGATAGTTATAAATTACGTGATTTAGCTAAGCAACATGAACTAGAGCATGATCAACCACATCGTGCGGATAGTGATGCTCTTGCAACAGCGGAGTTGTTTTTACAATTTTTAAGTGAAATTGAAAAGTTACCACTGGTCACATTACAAGCGCTTTATGAATTAAGTGATGTTTTCCAAAGTGATATAGCTGATGTACTTTCTGAAAATATTTTAAAGAAAATGATGCATGGTAAAGAAGAGGCAGAGGAGTATGAAGTGTATCGAAATATTGCGCTTCGAAAGCGGAATTATTCTTTAAGCCTCAGTGAAACATGCTCATCTAAATTTGATGCTTTCTTACATAAGACAATGGATAAACTTGAATTGAATATGCCAAAGTTTGAAAAAAGAGAAAGCCAACAGATTATGATGAAGGAAATATATACAGCGCTAAGAGATTCTAGGTTTTCACTGATTGAAGCAGGAACAGGTACGGGGAAGACGCTTGCATATTTACTTCCAAGTATTTATTTTGCAAAGAAAAAAGAAGAACCTGTCATTATAAGTACACAAACTGTACAATTGCAACAACAAATACTAGAAAAAGAAATTCCTTTATTAAAGAAAATAATGCCATTTTCATTTGAAGTAGCTCTTCTGAAAGGAAGAAAGCATTATCTTTGTCTACATAAATTTGAATATGCTTTGCAAGAGGAAGAGAAAAATTATGATATGGCGCTCACAAAGGCAAAAATTTTAGTGTGGTTATTGCAAACGGAAACTGGCGATCGTGATGAATTAAATATTCCTGAGGGCGGCAAGTTACTTTGGAACCGTATTTGTAGTGATGTACATAGTCCAGGCGGGATGCAAAGCAACTGGTATAGTCGTTGTTTTTATCAAAGAGCAAAGAATAAAGCATTATTTGCAGATATCGTTATTACAAATCATGCGTTATTATTTCAAGATTTTTCAAGTGAAGAACCACTGTTTGCTTCATGTGAACATATTATTTTTGATGAAGCTCATCATATCGAGGAAGCGGCGAGTAGAACATTAGGTGAACAGTTCTCATGCATGTATTTTCAATTAGCTTTATCTCGTCTTGGTACGCTAGAAACAGATGATGTACTTTCTAAAGTATATAAAATGATGAAAAAATCAGAGCAAGCCTCTCGTTCGACTTTCCGTATGGTGAGTCATAGTTTGAAGGAATTGAAATTTGATGCGGATGAGCTATTCCAAATGTTACGTGCTTTCATCTTTAAACAAACCAAGCAGGAACAAGGGATAAGCAATATGCCACTCATTTATCGATATAACACGGAAGTAGAGAAAGGTAAGTTATGGGATAGCATTACCGAGTTAACAAATCGTTTTGTATACGATGTAAGAAAATTATTGACTACACTTGAGAAGCAAGTTGATATATTGCAAAGTAAATTAGAATGGGAGATGCATGTTGTTACAGGTGAATTTATGCATTTAATTGAGTTGTTGAGAAAGATGGAACAATCTTTACAATTACTCATTTTAGAAAAAAATTCATACGTGACATGGATGGAGACTGAAACGAAGGGAACAATTCATTCAACCGTTTTATATGCACAGCCTGTTCATATTGGTGAAAGGCTTGCTGATGAATTTTTAACACAGAAAAAGAGTGTTATTTTCACATCAGCAACGTTAACAGTAAACGATTCATTTGACTATATAAAAGAGGAGCTAGGTTTACATGATTTTGCTCCTAATACATTACAGGTTCCGTCACCGTTCCGTTTTGAAGAACAGATGAAATTAATGGTTTCAACAGATGTGCCTTTTATTAAGCAAGCAAGTAATGAAGAATATATTGAATCTGTGTCGGCACATATTGCAAAAATAGCGAAAGCTACAAAAGGTAGAATGCTTGTTTTATTCACTTCGTATGAAATGTTGAAAGAAGCGTATACGAATTTGAAAAATGATGAGGAATTAGAGGGGTATTTATTATTAACGCAAAGTGTGAATAATAAGAGCCGAAGTCGTCTCATTCGTAAATTTCAAGAGTTCGACAAATCGATTTTGTTAGGAACAAGTAGTTTTTGGGAAGGGATAGATATACCTGGAGATGCCCTTAGTTGTCTTGTTATTGTCCGGCTGCCCTTTACGCCTCCTCATCAACCGATGATGGAAGCAAAAGGAGAGTGGTTAAAAAATCAAGGAGAGGATGTATTCGCTAAGTTAGCACTCCCGCAAGCAATTTTGCGTTTCAAACAAGGATTTGGTCGTCTGATTAGAACAAGTACAGATACCGGAACAGTATTTGTATTAGACCGTCGTTTGATAAGCGCTTCTTATGGAAAACGTTTTTTACAATCAATCCCAACTGTCCCGCTTTATGAAGGCCCTCTAGAAGAATTATTAGAACAATTAAAGGCATGGCCAAATAAATAA
- the panD gene encoding aspartate 1-decarboxylase has product MFRTMMRAKLHRATVTEANLNYVGSITIDENLMDAVNIVENEKVQIVNNNNGARLETYVIKGERGSGIVCLNGAAARLVQPGDKVIIICYGLVAEENIHKQEPKIAVLDDDNQIIEMLGAEKAGTIL; this is encoded by the coding sequence ATGTTTCGCACAATGATGAGAGCGAAGTTACATCGCGCAACTGTAACAGAAGCAAATTTAAATTATGTAGGTAGTATTACAATTGATGAAAATTTAATGGATGCGGTAAATATTGTAGAAAATGAAAAAGTACAAATTGTAAATAACAACAACGGAGCTCGCTTAGAGACATATGTTATTAAAGGAGAGCGCGGTAGCGGTATTGTTTGTTTAAATGGTGCAGCTGCAAGGCTTGTACAACCAGGTGATAAAGTTATTATTATTTGCTATGGTTTAGTGGCAGAAGAAAATATTCATAAACAAGAGCCGAAAATTGCAGTATTAGATGATGATAATCAAATTATTGAAATGCTAGGTGCTGAAAAAGCTGGCACGATATTATAA
- the panC gene encoding pantoate--beta-alanine ligase, with protein MKIITTVQEMQQITNELRTSGKSIGFVPTMGYLHEGHATLLRKAREENEIVVLSVFVNPLQFGPNEDLDRYPRDIDRDENVAKENGVDYLFYPSVEEMYPAEQTTTVEVVKRTDVLCGKQRPGHFAGVATVLMKLFNITLPTRAYFGMKDAQQVAVIEGFVTDFNIPVTIVPVDIVREEDGLAKSSRNVYLLQEEREEAPHLYRSLCIAKERIEAGERNPEIIMNLVKEHIEKYTKGTVDYADLYAYPSLKVMDEIEGRIILAIAVKFENVRLIDNITLMGK; from the coding sequence ATGAAAATCATAACTACAGTGCAAGAGATGCAGCAAATTACAAACGAACTTCGTACAAGTGGAAAAAGTATCGGTTTTGTTCCAACGATGGGGTATTTACACGAAGGGCATGCTACGTTACTACGTAAGGCAAGGGAAGAAAATGAAATTGTAGTTTTAAGTGTATTTGTAAATCCACTACAATTTGGGCCAAATGAAGATTTAGATCGATACCCACGTGATATTGATAGAGATGAAAATGTAGCAAAAGAAAATGGTGTTGATTATTTATTTTATCCGAGTGTAGAAGAGATGTATCCAGCAGAACAAACGACAACAGTAGAAGTTGTGAAGCGTACCGACGTATTATGTGGCAAACAAAGACCTGGTCATTTCGCTGGTGTTGCTACTGTACTAATGAAACTATTTAATATTACATTGCCAACGCGTGCTTATTTCGGCATGAAAGATGCACAGCAAGTAGCTGTAATTGAAGGATTCGTAACGGATTTTAATATTCCAGTTACGATCGTACCAGTTGATATTGTAAGGGAAGAAGATGGATTAGCGAAAAGTTCTCGTAATGTGTATTTATTACAAGAAGAACGTGAAGAGGCTCCTCATTTATACCGCAGTCTATGTATAGCGAAAGAACGAATTGAGGCAGGCGAACGTAATCCAGAAATCATTATGAATCTTGTGAAAGAGCATATTGAGAAGTATACGAAAGGCACTGTAGATTATGCTGATTTATATGCATATCCTTCATTAAAAGTAATGGATGAAATTGAAGGAAGAATCATTTTAGCGATTGCAGTTAAGTTTGAAAATGTACGATTAATTGACAATATAACATTAATGGGGAAATAA
- the panB gene encoding 3-methyl-2-oxobutanoate hydroxymethyltransferase yields the protein MKTKTDFLKMKEQGEPITMLTAYDYPSAKLAEEAKVDMILVGDSLGMVVLGYDSTVPVTVEDMIHHTKAVRRGAKETFIVTDMPFMSYHVSLQDTMVNARRIVQESGAHALKVEGAGEVISTIHYLTNAGVPVVAHLGLTPQSVGVLGGYKVQGKDAESAKKLIEDAKKCEEAGAIALVLECVPMQLAELISEQLTIPTIGIGAGKKVDGQVLVYHDLISYGVNRVPKFVKQYTSVQEEIVRGISQYVTEVKTGQFPEEKHSFTMKEEECLALYGGKQ from the coding sequence TTGAAAACAAAAACAGATTTTTTGAAAATGAAAGAGCAAGGTGAGCCGATTACAATGCTAACGGCGTATGATTATCCATCTGCTAAATTAGCAGAAGAAGCTAAAGTCGATATGATTTTAGTGGGTGATTCTCTAGGAATGGTTGTACTTGGGTATGATTCAACAGTTCCAGTAACAGTAGAGGATATGATTCATCATACGAAAGCTGTACGCCGCGGAGCGAAAGAGACGTTTATTGTAACTGATATGCCATTTATGTCTTATCATGTCTCATTGCAAGATACGATGGTTAATGCACGTCGCATTGTTCAAGAGAGCGGGGCACATGCATTAAAGGTAGAAGGTGCTGGAGAAGTTATATCAACTATTCATTACTTAACGAATGCGGGAGTTCCCGTTGTGGCGCATTTAGGTTTAACTCCTCAATCTGTAGGAGTGCTAGGTGGGTATAAAGTACAAGGGAAAGATGCTGAAAGTGCAAAAAAATTAATAGAAGATGCAAAGAAATGTGAGGAAGCTGGTGCAATAGCACTTGTGTTAGAGTGTGTGCCAATGCAATTAGCAGAACTTATTTCAGAGCAGTTAACAATTCCTACAATCGGAATTGGAGCAGGAAAAAAAGTAGATGGGCAAGTTCTTGTATACCATGATCTTATCTCGTACGGCGTAAATCGTGTTCCGAAATTTGTGAAGCAATATACGTCTGTTCAAGAGGAGATTGTGCGAGGGATTTCGCAATACGTTACTGAAGTAAAGACAGGGCAATTTCCTGAAGAAAAACATTCATTCACAATGAAAGAGGAAGAATGCTTAGCGTTATACGGAGGAAAACAATAA
- a CDS encoding biotin--[acetyl-CoA-carboxylase] ligase: MQSTIRKQLLQVFSEADGAFVSGQTLSDKLGCSRTAVWKHMEDLRNEGYELEAVRRLGYRIASKPDKVTANEIQLGLQTERIGRTVYFEESVESTQHIAARLAHEGAEEGTIVVAEEQTAGRGRLSRKWYSPKGTGIWMSIILRPSIPVHHAPQLTLLAAVSVAQAIEKCTGVNVGIKWPNDILIQGKKAVGILTEMQADPDKINAVIMGIGINANQKQEHFDEEIQQIATSLAIESDKPIVRAELMQQIFLQLEKLYEEYLKNGFSVIKILWESYAVSIGKEITARTMKETINGLAKGITEDGVLLLEDHQGQVHHIHSADIEIK, from the coding sequence ATGCAATCTACTATAAGAAAGCAGCTATTACAAGTTTTTTCTGAAGCAGATGGTGCATTTGTATCTGGTCAAACACTTAGTGACAAACTTGGCTGTTCGAGAACCGCTGTATGGAAGCATATGGAGGATCTTCGTAATGAAGGGTATGAACTAGAAGCTGTACGCCGCTTAGGGTACCGAATTGCTAGTAAACCAGATAAAGTAACTGCTAATGAGATTCAATTAGGATTACAAACAGAGCGTATCGGTAGAACGGTTTATTTTGAAGAATCGGTTGAATCTACTCAGCATATTGCAGCAAGACTTGCTCATGAAGGCGCAGAAGAGGGAACAATTGTTGTTGCTGAAGAACAAACAGCAGGTAGAGGACGTTTAAGTAGAAAATGGTATTCTCCAAAAGGAACAGGAATTTGGATGAGTATTATTTTGCGTCCATCTATTCCAGTTCACCATGCCCCGCAGCTTACTTTATTAGCAGCTGTTAGCGTAGCGCAAGCAATTGAAAAATGTACCGGTGTAAACGTAGGGATTAAATGGCCAAATGATATTTTAATTCAAGGTAAAAAAGCTGTCGGTATATTAACGGAGATGCAAGCGGATCCAGATAAAATTAATGCTGTTATTATGGGAATTGGCATTAATGCAAATCAGAAACAAGAACATTTTGATGAGGAAATTCAGCAAATTGCAACTTCATTAGCAATTGAATCGGATAAGCCGATTGTTCGTGCGGAACTTATGCAACAAATTTTCTTGCAATTAGAGAAATTGTATGAAGAGTATTTAAAAAATGGCTTCTCTGTTATTAAAATTCTGTGGGAAAGTTACGCAGTAAGTATCGGAAAAGAAATTACAGCTCGAACGATGAAGGAAACTATTAATGGGCTAGCAAAAGGGATTACGGAGGATGGTGTATTGTTACTTGAGGATCATCAAGGACAAGTGCACCACATTCATTCTGCCGATATAGAAATTAAGTAA
- a CDS encoding CCA tRNA nucleotidyltransferase, translating to MERFKKASSIIEILKQHGHEAYFVGGSVRDLIIDRPIGDIDIATSALPEEVMAIFPRHVPVGLEHGTVIVVENGEPYEVTTFRTESEYEDFRRPSSVQFVRSLEEDLKRRDFTMNAIAMTEEGEMVDLFAGQEAIRLKEITTVGDAADRFQEDALRMMRGIRFVSTLGFSLEIKTKQAIETYGHLLEHIAIERITVEFEKLLTGTYCVNGLQELVETKLFAHLPYLQMSEERLLKATQYKWDSFETDVEAWAFFLYCIGEEHPSVFLRQWKFSNKKIKDIVAVLLAIRSRKEKEWDTILLYKTGIHIAEMAERVYEAIIESYNSASVKQVQSLFHTLPIKNRQEMNVTGNDLLSWADKKPGPWVAEMLQNIEEAIVQGDLVNKKENIREWLQRCNLL from the coding sequence ATGGAAAGATTTAAAAAAGCTAGTTCAATTATTGAGATATTAAAACAGCACGGACATGAGGCTTACTTCGTTGGTGGAAGTGTACGCGATCTTATCATCGATAGACCGATTGGAGATATCGATATCGCAACATCTGCTTTACCAGAAGAAGTGATGGCTATTTTCCCAAGACATGTTCCGGTTGGTCTTGAGCATGGAACTGTAATTGTTGTAGAAAATGGTGAACCGTATGAGGTAACTACTTTTCGGACAGAAAGCGAATATGAAGATTTTCGGAGACCTAGTAGTGTTCAATTTGTCCGTTCATTAGAAGAGGATCTAAAACGACGTGATTTCACGATGAATGCAATTGCGATGACAGAGGAAGGCGAAATGGTTGATTTATTTGCCGGACAAGAAGCGATTCGTCTGAAGGAAATTACAACGGTTGGAGATGCTGCAGACCGTTTTCAAGAAGATGCACTGCGAATGATGCGTGGTATTCGGTTCGTAAGTACGTTAGGTTTCTCTTTGGAAATAAAGACGAAACAAGCAATTGAAACGTATGGGCATTTACTCGAACATATAGCGATTGAAAGAATTACAGTTGAATTTGAAAAATTGTTGACCGGTACATATTGTGTGAATGGTCTTCAAGAGTTAGTAGAAACGAAGCTATTTGCTCATCTGCCATATTTACAAATGTCAGAAGAAAGACTCTTGAAAGCTACGCAGTATAAATGGGATTCTTTCGAAACAGACGTTGAGGCGTGGGCATTTTTCTTATATTGTATCGGAGAAGAGCATCCATCTGTCTTTTTACGTCAATGGAAGTTCTCGAATAAAAAGATTAAAGATATCGTAGCGGTTTTATTAGCAATTCGTTCTAGAAAGGAGAAGGAGTGGGATACAATCCTTCTTTATAAAACTGGAATTCACATAGCTGAGATGGCGGAAAGAGTATATGAAGCGATAATAGAAAGTTATAATAGTGCGTCTGTTAAGCAAGTACAATCATTATTTCATACATTGCCGATAAAAAATCGTCAAGAAATGAATGTGACTGGTAACGATTTATTAAGCTGGGCAGATAAAAAGCCAGGTCCGTGGGTTGCCGAAATGCTTCAAAATATTGAAGAAGCAATCGTACAAGGAGATTTAGTTAATAAGAAAGAGAATATAAGGGAGTGGCTACAAAGATGCAATCTACTATAA
- the bshA gene encoding N-acetyl-alpha-D-glucosaminyl L-malate synthase BshA, whose protein sequence is MKLKIGITCYPSVGGSGVVGTELGKQLAERGHEIHFITSGVPFRLNKVYPNIYFHEVTVNQYSVFQYPPYDLALASKMAEVAQRENLDILHVHYAIPHAICAYLAKQMIGERIKIVTTLHGTDITVLGSDPSLNNLIRFGIEQSDVVTAVSHSLIEETNELVKPDKEIETVYNFVDERVYFKRDMSQLKKEYGIRENEKVLIHISNFRKVKRVQDVVQSFAKIVKEVDAKLLLVGDGPEFCTILQLVKSLHIEERVLFLGKQDNVAELLAMSDLMLLLSEKESFGLVILEAMACGVPSIGTRVGGIPEVIQHSETGYICEVGDTDGIAKQAIQLLENEELHRNMGERAMKSVYEQFRSEKIVSQYEAIYYDILRDDKNGKI, encoded by the coding sequence ATGAAATTGAAAATAGGTATTACATGTTATCCTTCTGTAGGTGGTTCTGGGGTAGTTGGGACAGAGTTAGGAAAGCAATTGGCGGAACGCGGACATGAAATTCATTTTATTACATCGGGTGTACCATTTCGATTGAATAAAGTGTACCCGAACATTTATTTTCACGAAGTAACAGTAAATCAATATTCTGTTTTTCAATATCCACCTTACGATTTAGCATTAGCGAGTAAAATGGCAGAGGTTGCTCAAAGAGAAAACCTTGATATTTTACATGTGCATTATGCAATCCCTCATGCTATTTGTGCATATTTAGCAAAACAAATGATTGGGGAGCGTATTAAAATTGTTACAACCTTACATGGAACGGATATTACTGTGTTAGGTTCCGACCCTTCGTTAAATAATTTAATTCGCTTTGGTATTGAACAATCTGATGTTGTTACGGCTGTGTCACATTCGTTAATTGAAGAAACGAATGAACTTGTAAAACCAGATAAAGAAATTGAGACGGTATACAATTTTGTAGACGAACGTGTTTATTTCAAACGTGATATGTCTCAATTAAAAAAAGAATATGGTATACGAGAAAATGAAAAAGTGTTGATTCATATTTCAAATTTCCGAAAGGTTAAGCGTGTACAGGATGTTGTGCAGTCATTTGCCAAAATTGTAAAGGAAGTAGATGCGAAATTGCTTCTTGTTGGTGATGGACCAGAGTTCTGTACTATTTTACAATTGGTGAAAAGTTTACATATTGAGGAACGTGTCTTATTCCTAGGAAAGCAAGATAATGTTGCAGAGCTTCTTGCAATGAGTGATTTAATGCTACTTTTATCAGAAAAGGAAAGTTTTGGTCTCGTTATATTAGAAGCGATGGCGTGTGGTGTGCCTAGTATCGGAACGAGGGTTGGGGGCATTCCAGAGGTCATTCAACATAGTGAAACAGGATATATATGTGAAGTTGGAGATACAGACGGAATAGCTAAGCAAGCAATTCAACTACTAGAAAATGAAGAACTTCACCGTAATATGGGAGAGCGGGCGATGAAATCTGTATATGAGCAGTTTCGTTCGGAAAAAATCGTTTCACAGTATGAGGCGATTTATTATGACATACTAAGGGATGACAAGAATGGAAAGATTTAA
- the bshB1 gene encoding bacillithiol biosynthesis deacetylase BshB1 produces the protein MSGLHILAFGAHADDVEIGMAGTIAKYTKQGYEVGICDLTEADLSSNGTVELRKEEAKAAARIMGVKTRINLAMPDRGLYMKEEYIREIVKIIRTYKPTLIFAPYYEDRHPDHANCAKLVEEAIFSAGIRKYMPELPPHRVESFYNYMINGFHKPNFCIDISEYLSKKVEALEAYESQFSTGSDGVKTPLTEGYVETVIAREKMFGKEVGVLYAEGFMSKKPVLLHADLIGGCK, from the coding sequence ATGAGTGGATTACATATATTAGCGTTTGGTGCTCATGCCGATGATGTTGAAATCGGCATGGCAGGTACCATTGCAAAGTATACGAAGCAAGGATATGAAGTAGGTATTTGCGATTTAACAGAAGCTGATCTTTCTTCAAATGGAACGGTAGAACTAAGAAAAGAAGAAGCAAAGGCTGCAGCTCGTATTATGGGAGTAAAAACGAGAATTAATTTAGCAATGCCAGACCGTGGTTTGTATATGAAAGAAGAGTATATACGTGAAATTGTAAAGATTATTCGTACATATAAACCAACACTAATTTTCGCACCATATTACGAAGATCGTCATCCAGACCATGCTAATTGCGCGAAACTTGTGGAAGAAGCTATCTTTTCAGCGGGAATTCGTAAATATATGCCTGAACTTCCGCCGCACCGAGTAGAGTCTTTTTATAATTATATGATTAATGGTTTTCATAAACCGAATTTTTGTATAGATATTAGTGAATACCTTTCTAAAAAGGTGGAAGCCTTAGAAGCGTATGAAAGTCAGTTTTCAACAGGGAGTGATGGTGTTAAGACGCCATTAACCGAAGGATACGTTGAAACTGTAATTGCTCGGGAGAAGATGTTTGGGAAAGAAGTTGGAGTGTTGTATGCCGAAGGATTTATGAGTAAGAAACCGGTTTTATTACATGCTGATTTAATAGGGGGATGTAAATGA
- the mgsA gene encoding methylglyoxal synthase encodes MKIALIAHDKKKDDMVSFAYAYKPIFEKHELFATGTTGLRIMEATGLVVTRYQSGPLGGDQEIGAMIAKNEMDMVIFFRDPLTAQPHEPDVNALLRLCDVYAIPLATNMASAEMLMHALERGDLDYRKLRK; translated from the coding sequence ATGAAAATTGCCTTAATCGCACATGACAAAAAGAAAGATGATATGGTTTCGTTCGCATACGCATATAAACCAATTTTTGAAAAACATGAACTTTTTGCAACAGGAACGACAGGACTTCGTATTATGGAGGCAACTGGTTTAGTTGTAACAAGATATCAATCTGGTCCTCTTGGTGGCGATCAAGAAATTGGTGCAATGATTGCAAAAAATGAGATGGATATGGTAATTTTTTTCCGGGATCCACTAACAGCGCAGCCACATGAACCTGATGTCAATGCGTTACTTCGTTTATGTGATGTATACGCCATCCCACTAGCAACGAATATGGCAAGTGCTGAAATGCTAATGCATGCATTAGAGCGGGGAGATTTAGATTACCGAAAGTTAAGAAAATGA
- the dapB gene encoding dihydrodipicolinate reductase has translation MKEIKVIIAGPRGRMGHEAVLLMERTEHFNLVAAIDYKHGGEKISDLPGMPALDAPIYADLHTCLDEVEADVLLDLTTPEIGKKHVTLAVERGLRSVIGTTGFTEEELKQLTENAKEKEVGTIIAPNFAIGAVLMMKFSQMAAKYFQDVEVIELHHDQKLDAPSGTAVKTVELIRQNRVPKEQGHPNETEQLEGARGANVDGIHIHSVRLPGLIAHQEVMFGGDGQMLTVRHDSFNRASFMSGVKLSIETVMNLDHLVYGLENIID, from the coding sequence ATGAAAGAAATTAAAGTAATTATCGCTGGACCAAGAGGACGTATGGGGCATGAAGCAGTCCTTCTTATGGAAAGAACAGAACATTTCAATTTAGTAGCAGCAATTGATTATAAGCATGGCGGAGAAAAAATTTCTGATTTACCAGGAATGCCAGCGCTAGATGCACCTATTTACGCGGATTTACATACTTGTTTAGATGAAGTAGAAGCGGATGTATTGTTAGATTTAACAACTCCAGAAATTGGAAAGAAACATGTGACACTTGCAGTTGAACGTGGACTTCGATCTGTTATTGGTACAACTGGATTTACTGAAGAAGAACTAAAGCAATTAACAGAAAATGCAAAAGAAAAAGAAGTAGGAACAATTATCGCTCCAAACTTTGCAATTGGTGCAGTTCTTATGATGAAATTTTCACAAATGGCAGCGAAGTACTTCCAAGATGTTGAAGTAATTGAATTACACCATGATCAAAAATTAGATGCACCATCTGGCACAGCTGTAAAAACAGTGGAATTAATCCGTCAAAATCGTGTACCAAAAGAGCAAGGACACCCTAATGAAACGGAACAATTAGAAGGAGCACGTGGTGCAAATGTAGACGGTATTCACATTCATAGCGTACGTCTACCAGGGCTTATTGCACACCAAGAAGTAATGTTCGGCGGAGATGGACAAATGTTAACAGTTCGTCATGATTCATTCAACCGTGCATCATTTATGTCAGGTGTAAAACTATCAATTGAAACAGTAATGAACCTTGATCATCTTGTGTACGGTTTAGAAAACATTATTGACTAA
- a CDS encoding nucleotide pyrophosphohydrolase: MEAKTMKDMQKEVDAYIGQFKEGYFSPLAMMARLTEEMGELAREVNHYYGEKPKKTTEKERSIEEELGDVLFVMICMANSLNIDLETAHNIVMNKFNTRDKDRWTRIDEGEKE; encoded by the coding sequence ATGGAAGCAAAAACGATGAAAGATATGCAGAAAGAAGTAGATGCATATATCGGTCAGTTTAAAGAAGGTTATTTCAGTCCACTTGCAATGATGGCTCGTTTAACGGAAGAAATGGGAGAGCTTGCAAGAGAGGTTAACCATTATTATGGTGAGAAGCCGAAGAAAACAACTGAAAAAGAGCGAAGTATTGAAGAAGAGCTTGGAGATGTATTATTTGTTATGATTTGTATGGCAAATAGTTTAAATATTGATTTAGAAACAGCGCATAACATTGTAATGAATAAATTTAATACACGTGATAAAGATCGCTGGACACGTATTGATGAGGGAGAGAAAGAATAA